From a region of the Odontesthes bonariensis isolate fOdoBon6 chromosome 4, fOdoBon6.hap1, whole genome shotgun sequence genome:
- the fgg gene encoding fibrinogen gamma chain yields MAPSLLATAGGILLLFSFSSAQIRGDGMQTCTTNDGFGKYCPTTCGVADYFLKYLPAVSNDLTDMQRELETITNLTQGAEDKIVYMKDSATSAQKSSQPDAYFKKSSSMLDDVLRFEKTIIAQEQQMYALQNLLTTNERRMADLKQISLQLQQKCSEPCKDTVEIQPTTGTDCQDVANKGATTSGLYYVKPAKAPEPFLVYCEIDGFGRGFTVIQRRRDGSVDFHKDWTQYKEGFGYLSPDDTTEFWLGNEKIHLLSTSSNIPTVLRIELEDWEGNKKHADYNMFRLGPEIDMYRLTYGYYYGGDAGDAFDGFDFGDDPSDKYYTSHNGMQFSTGDKDNDKYDGNCAQQDGSGWWMNRCHAAHLNGKYYQGGRYSEKDAGEYGFDNGIIWVTWHNRWYSLKETTMKLIPLSRITAGGGQQAGVKQFGGLGDI; encoded by the exons ATGGCTCCATCACTTCTTGCAACAGCAGGAGGAATTTTATTACTTTTCTCTTTCTCGTCTGCT CAAATTAGAGGAGATGGTATGCAAACATGCACTACAAATGATGGCTTT GGAAAGTACTGCCCTACTACATGTGGAGTTGCTGATTACTTTTTGAAGTACTTACCAGCAGTGAGCAATGATTTGACTGATATGCAAAGAGAATTGGAGACGATTACCAATTTGACTCAAGGGGCAGAAGATAAAATTGTGTACATGAAAGATTCGGCAACCTCAGCTCAAAAGAGTTCCCAACCAG acgcaTACTTCAAGAAGTCCTCAAGCATGCTGGATGATGTCCTTAGATTTGAAAAGACCATTATTGCACAAGAACAGCAAATGTA TGCACTTCAGAATTTACTCACAACCAATGAGAGAAGAATGGCAGACTTGAAACAGATTTCCCTTCAGCTGCAACAGAAATGCAGTGAGCCCTGCAAAGACACGGTGGAGATCCAACCAACCACAGGAACAg ACTGCCAGGATGTAGCAAACAAAGGGGCCACCACCAGTGGTCTTTACTACGTGAAGCCAGCAAAAGCACCAGAGCCGTTCTTGGTCTATTGTGAGATTGACGGCTTTGGACGTGGCTTCACTGTCATACAAAGG AGACGTGACGGCAGTGTGGACTTCCACAAGGACTGGACCCAGTACAAAGAGGGCTTTGGTTATCTCTCTCCAGATGACACCACAGAGTTCTGGCTCGGCAACGAGAAGATCCATCTGCTGAGTACCAGTTCAAACATCCCGACAGTGCTGAGGATAGAGCTTGAGGACTGGGAGGGCAACAAAAA GCATGCCGACTACAACATGTTCAGACTCGGTCCAGAGATCGACATGTATCGTCTGACCTATGGTTACTACTACGGTGGTGATGCAGGCGATGCTTTTGATGGCTTTGACTTTGGAGACGATCCCAGTGACAAATACTACACATCGCACAATGGCATGCAGTTCAGCACTGGTGACAAGGACAATGACAAATATGATGGCAACTGTGCACAGCAGGACGGGTCAGGCTGGTGGATGAACAGATGTCACGCTGCGCATTTGAATGGCAAATACTACCAGG GTGGCAGGTACTCAGAAAAGGATGCCGGTGAATATGGCTTCGATAACGGCATAATTTGGGTCACATGGCACAACCGTTGGTACTCCCTGAAAGAGACCACCATGAAGCTCATTCCCCTCAGCCGCATCACAGCAGGTGGTGGACAGCAGGCTGGTGTGAAACAGTTTGGCGGACTTGGGGACATATAG